A stretch of Pygocentrus nattereri isolate fPygNat1 chromosome 8, fPygNat1.pri, whole genome shotgun sequence DNA encodes these proteins:
- the cry2 gene encoding cryptochrome-2 produces MVVNSVHWFRKGLRLHDNPALQEALNGADTVRCVYILDPWFAGSANVGVNRWRFLLESLEDLDTCLRKLNSRLFVVRGQPADVFPRLFKEWNVTRLTFEYDPEPYGKDRDGAIIKISQEFGVETIVRNSHTLYSPDRIIEMNSNSPPLTFKRFQAIVNRLELPKKPLPTITQEQMASCRTQIADNHDEHYSVPSLEELGFKSQPDVTPVWKGGETEALERLNKHLDRKAWVASFERPRINAHSLFANPTGLSPYLCFGCLSSRVFYYHLRELYMKLRRKSSPPLSLFGQLLWREFFYTAATNNPNFDRMEGNPICVQIPWDHNPEALAKWAEGCTGFPWIDAIMTQLRQEGWIHHLARHAVACFLTRGDLWISWESGTKVFEELLLDADWSVNAGSWMWLSCSAFFQQFFHCYCPVGFGRRTDPSGDYIRRYIPKLKDYPNRYIYEPWNAPESVQKAANCVVGVDYPKPMINHAESSRLNIERMKQVYQQLSHYRGLSLLASVPTIQEEAEPPLSDDSQASSSGVPSSSTQTQSQQTQTQPQPQPPDPDPQLPATASVPPAQRKRGRTPEHRTSLNPKVQHTSQAKASEQPPQTTNKQ; encoded by the exons ATGGTGGTGAACTCCGTGCACTGGTTTCGAAAAGGGCTGCGGCTCCACGATAATCCGGCTTTGCAGGAAGCGCTGAACGGCGCCGACACCGTGCGCTGCGTTTACATTCTGGATCCGTGGTTCGCCGGTTCGGCCAACGTCGGGGTGAACCGATGGAG GTTTTTGCTGGAGTCATTAGAGGATCTGGACACGTGTTTAAGGAAACTCAACTCGAGGCTCTTCGTGGTGCGAGGGCAGCCCGCAGATGTCTTTCCCAGGCTGTTCAAG gagtgGAACGTGACCCGATTGACCTTTGAGTATGACCCTGAGCCGTACGGTAAGGACCGAGATGGAGCCATCATTAAGATCTCTCAGGAGTTCGGTGTGGAGACGATAGTGAGGAACTCTCACACGCTCTACAGTCCAGACAG GATCATCGAGATGAACAGCAACAGTCCTCCACTCACCTTCAAACGGTTTCAGGCCATAGTGAACCGGCTGGAGCTTCCGAAGAAGCCGCTGCCCACAATCACACAGGAGCAGATGGCCAGCTGCCGGACGCAAATCGCTGACAATCATGATGAGCATTACAGCGTGCCCTCACTGGAGGAGCTGG GGTTTAAGAGTCAGCCAGACGTCACGCCAGTATGGAAAGGAGGTGAAACGGAGGCTCTGGAGAGACTTAATAAACACCTGGACAGAAAG GCCTGGGTTGCGAGTTTTGAGCGGCCTCGAATAAATGCCCACTCTCTGTTCGCTAACCCCACCGGTCTGAGTCCGTACCTTTGTTTCGGCTGCCTGTCGAGTCGCGTGTTCTACTACCACCTGCGAGAGCTCTATATGAAG CTGCGCCGAAAATCCAgcccccctctctcgctcttcgGGCAGCTGTTATGGCGGGAGTTCTTCTACACGGCGGCCACCAACAACCCCAACTTCGACCGCATGGAAGGGAACCCCATCTGCGTGCAGATTCCCTGGGACCACAACCCTGAGGCGCTGGCTAAGTGGGCAGAGGGTTGCACGGGCTTCCCCTGGATCGACGCCATCATGACCCAGCTGAGGCAGGAGGGCTGGATCCATCACCTGGCGCGGCACGCCGTGGCCTGCTTCCTCACCCGCGGAGACCTGTGGATCAGCTGGGAGAGCGGCACGAAG GTGTTTGAGGAGCTGTTGCTGGACGCTGACTGGAGTGTAAATGCCGGCAGCTGGATGTGGCTCTCCTGCAGCGCCTTCTTCCAGCAGTTCTTCCACTGCTACTGCCCAGTTGGCTTCGGCCGACGCACTGACCCCAGCGGGGACTACATACG GAGATACATCCCAAAGCTGAAGGACTATCCGAACCGCTACATCTACGAGCCGTGGAATGCGCCGGAGTCTGTTCAGAAGGCGGCCAACTGTGTGGTGGGAGTGGACTACCCCAAACCCATGATCAACCACGCCGAGAGCAGCCGCCTCAACATCGAGAGGATGAAACAGGTCTACCAACAGCTCTCCCACTACAGAGGCCTTA GTCTGCTAGCATCTGTGCCCACCATACAGGAGGAGGCAGAGCCCCCGCTGTCGGATGACTCTCAGGCCAGCAGCAGTg gtgTCCCCTCCAGTTCCACCCAAACCCAGTCccaacaaacccaaacccaGCCCCAACCTCAGCCTCCTGACCCCGACCCCCAGCTTCCAGCAACAGCTTCAGTTCCCCCTGCCCAGAGAAAACGAGGACGGACCCCAGAACACCGGACCTCACTGAACCCCAAAGTCCAGCACACCAGCCAGGCCAAAGCAAGCGAACAGCCGCCGCAGACCACCAACAAGCAGTGA